From Camelus ferus isolate YT-003-E chromosome 18, BCGSAC_Cfer_1.0, whole genome shotgun sequence, one genomic window encodes:
- the FLYWCH1 gene encoding FLYWCH-type zinc finger-containing protein 1 isoform X4 has product MPLPEPSEQEGESVKAGQEPSPESPEMGTDVVPTARTKPKEFSKLVLLAASTENEDGVDSQPKGVHCVLSLEMSGPDTLAGTPQILQVEEQGGAVQPSPQVAEQKHSKPDTAAPKPLEFLRTPFGGRLLVLESFLYKQEKAVGDKVYWKCREHTELGCRGRAITRGPRATVMRGHCHPPDEEGLEARRQRQKLPSPALPDGLGGPQGPGCQAEEPLEGVGPWLCPEEPEPTPGLVLSKPAPEEDEGLRALSLLSLPPKKRPTLGTGESRPLEFLRTCYGGSFLVHESFLYKREKAVGDKVYWTCRDHTLHSCRSRAITQGQRVTVMRGHCHPPDVEGLEARRQQEKAMETLQARPGGPGGQVDKLLQGVDSLLYRRGPSTLTLTRPRPRKRPKVKDQGLPAQPQDLQGTLAEDQDQDEDPGGPEFLKTPLGGSFLVYESFLYRREKAAGEKMYWTCRDQARMGCRSRAITQGQRVTVMRGHCHPPDLAGLEALRQREKRPGTAQRGSPGTQRWGRWSSAFRGLRLTSLPPPFSLRLRKGAPGSSGGPEFLKTPLGGSFLVYESFLYRREKAAGEKVYWTCRDQARMGCRSRAITQGQRVMVMRRHCHPPDLGGLEALRQREQLCSPAQREGSEAFQPLEFLRTSLGGRFLVYESFLYRKEKAAGEKVYWMCRDQARLGCRSRAITQGQRVTVMRSHCHSPDLAGLEALRQREQLPSPAQQEDPEKIKLLPEVQLCCKTCSLESQQSYGEVEDTKLDGESQ; this is encoded by the exons ATGCCCCTGCCCGAGCCCAGTGAGCAGGAGGGTGAGAGCGTGAAGGCCGGCCAGGAACCCTCCCCTGAGTCCCCTGAGATGGGCACAGATGTCGTCCCCACAGCCCGCACAAAACCCAAGGAGTTCTCCAAATTGGTCTTGCTGGCGGCTTCCACTGAGAACGAGGATGGAGTGGACTCCCAGCCCAAAGGAGTGCACTGTGTCTTGTCCCTGGAGATGTCTGGCCCTGACACCTTGGCTGGGACCCCTCAGATCCTGCAAGTAGAGGAACAGGGAGGGGCAGTCCAGCCAAGCCCCCAGGTCGCTGAACAGAAACACAGCAAACCAGACACAG CAGCCCCCAAGCCCCTGGAATTCCTGAGGACCCCGTTTGGTGGCCGACTGCTGGTGCTGGAGTCCTTTCTGTACAAGCAGGAGAAAGCCGTGGGGGACAAGGTGTACTGGAAATGCCGTGAGCACACCGAGTTGGGCTGCCGGGGCCGGGCCATCACCCGTGGCCCGAGGGCCACCGTAATGCGGGGCCACTGCCACCCACCCGACGAGGAGGGCCTGGAGGCCCGGCGCCAGAGACAGAAGCTGCCCAGCCCGGCCCTGCCGGATGGCCTGGGGGGTCCCCAGGGCCCCGGCTGCCAAGCGGAGGAGCCGCTGGAGGGAGTGGGCCCGTGGCTGTGCCCAGAGGAGCCAGAGCCCACCCCGGGGCTGGTGCTGAGCAAGCCAGCTCCTGAGGAGGATGAGGGACTCCGAGCCCTGTCACTGCTGAGCTTGCCTCCCAAGAAACGCCCAACGCTGGGGACTG GAGAGTCCAGGCCCCTGGAGTTCCTGAGGACCTGCTATGGGGGCAGCTTCCTAGTGCACGAGTCCTTCCTGTACAAGCGGGAGAAGGCTGTGGGGGACAAGGTGTACTGGACGTGCCGGGACCACACACTGCACAGCTGCCGCAGCCGGGCCATCACCCAGGGCCAGAGGGTGACCGTGATGCGTGGCCACTGCCACCCGCCCGATGTGGAGGGCCTGGAGGCCCGGCGGCAGCAGGAGAAAGCCATGGAGACCCTGCAGGCCAGGCCAGGTGGTCCCGGGGGCCAGGTGGACAAGCTGCTCCAAGGTGTGGACAGCCTGCTTTACCGCCGGGGGCCCAGCACCCTGACTCTCACCAGGCCCCGGCCCAGAAAGCGTCCAAAGGTCAAAGATCAGGGCCTTCCGGCCCAGCCCCAAGACCTGCAGGGAACCCTGGCCGAAGACCAGGACCAGGACGAGGACCCGG GAGGCCCAGAGTTCCTGAAGACCCCTCTAGGGGGCAGCTTCCTGGTGTACGAGTCCTTCCTGTACAGGCGGGAGAAGGCGGCCGGGGAGAAGATGTACTGGACATGCCGGGACCAGGCCCGCATGGGCTGCCGCAGCCGGGCCATCACCCAGGGCCAGCGGGTAACCGTGATGCGTGGCCACTGCCATCCACCTGACCTGGCAGGCCTGGAGGCCCTGAGGCAGCGGGAGAAACGCCCTGGTACAGCCCAGCGAGGGAGCCCAG GCACCCAGAGATGGGGAAGATGGAGCTCTGCCTTCAGGGGCCTCCGCCTCACTAgtctcccacctcccttctctctcagGCTCAGGAAAGGAGCCCCTGGCAGCTCAG gaggccctgagttCCTGAAGACCCCTCTAGGGGGCAGCTTCCTGGTGTACGAGTCCTTCCTGTACAGGCGGGAGAAGGCTGCCGGGGAGAAGGTGTACTGGACGTGCCGGGACCAGGCCCGCATGGGCTGCCGCAGCCGGGCCATCACCCAGGGCCAGCGGGTGATGGTGATGCGCAGGCACTGCCACCCGCCCGACCTGGGGGGCCTGGAGGCCCTGAGGCAGCGGGAGCAGCTCTGTAGCCCGGCTCAGAGGGAAGGCTCAG AagccttccagcctctggagTTCCTGAGGACTTCCCTCGGGGGCAGGTTCCTGGTGTACGAGTCCTTCCTCTACAGGAAGGAGAAGGCGGCCGGGGAGAAGGTGTACTGGATGTGTCGGGACCAGGCCCGGCTGGGCTGCCGCAGCCGGGCCATCACCCAGGGCCAGCGGGTGACTGTGATGCGCAGCCACTGCCATTCGCCGGACCTGGCAGGCCTGGAGGCCCTGAGGCAGCGGGAGCAGCTCCCCAGCCCGGCCCAGCAGGAGGACCCAG AAAAGATAAAGCTTCTGCCCGAAGTTCAACTGTGCTGCAAGACTTGTTCTCTTGAAAGCCAACAGAGTTACGG GGAGGTGGAAGATACAAAACTTGACGGTGAGTCCCAGTGA
- the FLYWCH1 gene encoding FLYWCH-type zinc finger-containing protein 1 isoform X3 produces the protein MPLPEPSEQEGESVKAGQEPSPESPEMGTDVVPTARTKPKEFSKLVLLAASTENEDGVDSQPKGVHCVLSLEMSGPDTLAGTPQILQVEEQGGAVQPSPQVAEQKHSKPDTAAPKPLEFLRTPFGGRLLVLESFLYKQEKAVGDKVYWKCREHTELGCRGRAITRGPRATVMRGHCHPPDEEGLEARRQRQKLPSPALPDGLGGPQGPGCQAEEPLEGVGPWLCPEEPEPTPGLVLSKPAPEEDEGLRALSLLSLPPKKRPTLGTGESRPLEFLRTCYGGSFLVHESFLYKREKAVGDKVYWTCRDHTLHSCRSRAITQGQRVTVMRGHCHPPDVEGLEARRQQEKAMETLQARPGGPGGQVDKLLQGVDSLLYRRGPSTLTLTRPRPRKRPKVKDQGLPAQPQDLQGTLAEDQDQDEDPGGPEFLKTPLGGSFLVYESFLYRREKAAGEKMYWTCRDQARMGCRSRAITQGQRVTVMRGHCHPPDLAGLEALRQREKRPGTAQRGSPGTQRWGRWSSAFRGLRLTSLPPPFSLRLRKGAPGSSGGPEFLKTPLGGSFLVYESFLYRREKAAGEKVYWTCRDQARMGCRSRAITQGQRVMVMRRHCHPPDLGGLEALRQREQLCSPAQREGSEAFQPLEFLRTSLGGRFLVYESFLYRKEKAAGEKVYWMCRDQARLGCRSRAITQGQRVTVMRSHCHSPDLAGLEALRQREQLPSPAQQEDPEKIKLLPEVQLCCKTCSLESQQSYGEVEDTKLDGLSGWCLRAGQEKHQELAACSCV, from the exons ATGCCCCTGCCCGAGCCCAGTGAGCAGGAGGGTGAGAGCGTGAAGGCCGGCCAGGAACCCTCCCCTGAGTCCCCTGAGATGGGCACAGATGTCGTCCCCACAGCCCGCACAAAACCCAAGGAGTTCTCCAAATTGGTCTTGCTGGCGGCTTCCACTGAGAACGAGGATGGAGTGGACTCCCAGCCCAAAGGAGTGCACTGTGTCTTGTCCCTGGAGATGTCTGGCCCTGACACCTTGGCTGGGACCCCTCAGATCCTGCAAGTAGAGGAACAGGGAGGGGCAGTCCAGCCAAGCCCCCAGGTCGCTGAACAGAAACACAGCAAACCAGACACAG CAGCCCCCAAGCCCCTGGAATTCCTGAGGACCCCGTTTGGTGGCCGACTGCTGGTGCTGGAGTCCTTTCTGTACAAGCAGGAGAAAGCCGTGGGGGACAAGGTGTACTGGAAATGCCGTGAGCACACCGAGTTGGGCTGCCGGGGCCGGGCCATCACCCGTGGCCCGAGGGCCACCGTAATGCGGGGCCACTGCCACCCACCCGACGAGGAGGGCCTGGAGGCCCGGCGCCAGAGACAGAAGCTGCCCAGCCCGGCCCTGCCGGATGGCCTGGGGGGTCCCCAGGGCCCCGGCTGCCAAGCGGAGGAGCCGCTGGAGGGAGTGGGCCCGTGGCTGTGCCCAGAGGAGCCAGAGCCCACCCCGGGGCTGGTGCTGAGCAAGCCAGCTCCTGAGGAGGATGAGGGACTCCGAGCCCTGTCACTGCTGAGCTTGCCTCCCAAGAAACGCCCAACGCTGGGGACTG GAGAGTCCAGGCCCCTGGAGTTCCTGAGGACCTGCTATGGGGGCAGCTTCCTAGTGCACGAGTCCTTCCTGTACAAGCGGGAGAAGGCTGTGGGGGACAAGGTGTACTGGACGTGCCGGGACCACACACTGCACAGCTGCCGCAGCCGGGCCATCACCCAGGGCCAGAGGGTGACCGTGATGCGTGGCCACTGCCACCCGCCCGATGTGGAGGGCCTGGAGGCCCGGCGGCAGCAGGAGAAAGCCATGGAGACCCTGCAGGCCAGGCCAGGTGGTCCCGGGGGCCAGGTGGACAAGCTGCTCCAAGGTGTGGACAGCCTGCTTTACCGCCGGGGGCCCAGCACCCTGACTCTCACCAGGCCCCGGCCCAGAAAGCGTCCAAAGGTCAAAGATCAGGGCCTTCCGGCCCAGCCCCAAGACCTGCAGGGAACCCTGGCCGAAGACCAGGACCAGGACGAGGACCCGG GAGGCCCAGAGTTCCTGAAGACCCCTCTAGGGGGCAGCTTCCTGGTGTACGAGTCCTTCCTGTACAGGCGGGAGAAGGCGGCCGGGGAGAAGATGTACTGGACATGCCGGGACCAGGCCCGCATGGGCTGCCGCAGCCGGGCCATCACCCAGGGCCAGCGGGTAACCGTGATGCGTGGCCACTGCCATCCACCTGACCTGGCAGGCCTGGAGGCCCTGAGGCAGCGGGAGAAACGCCCTGGTACAGCCCAGCGAGGGAGCCCAG GCACCCAGAGATGGGGAAGATGGAGCTCTGCCTTCAGGGGCCTCCGCCTCACTAgtctcccacctcccttctctctcagGCTCAGGAAAGGAGCCCCTGGCAGCTCAG gaggccctgagttCCTGAAGACCCCTCTAGGGGGCAGCTTCCTGGTGTACGAGTCCTTCCTGTACAGGCGGGAGAAGGCTGCCGGGGAGAAGGTGTACTGGACGTGCCGGGACCAGGCCCGCATGGGCTGCCGCAGCCGGGCCATCACCCAGGGCCAGCGGGTGATGGTGATGCGCAGGCACTGCCACCCGCCCGACCTGGGGGGCCTGGAGGCCCTGAGGCAGCGGGAGCAGCTCTGTAGCCCGGCTCAGAGGGAAGGCTCAG AagccttccagcctctggagTTCCTGAGGACTTCCCTCGGGGGCAGGTTCCTGGTGTACGAGTCCTTCCTCTACAGGAAGGAGAAGGCGGCCGGGGAGAAGGTGTACTGGATGTGTCGGGACCAGGCCCGGCTGGGCTGCCGCAGCCGGGCCATCACCCAGGGCCAGCGGGTGACTGTGATGCGCAGCCACTGCCATTCGCCGGACCTGGCAGGCCTGGAGGCCCTGAGGCAGCGGGAGCAGCTCCCCAGCCCGGCCCAGCAGGAGGACCCAG AAAAGATAAAGCTTCTGCCCGAAGTTCAACTGTGCTGCAAGACTTGTTCTCTTGAAAGCCAACAGAGTTACGG GGAGGTGGAAGATACAAAACTTGACG GTCTCTCAGGATGGTGTCTCCGTGCTGGCCAAGAAAAGCACCAGGAGCTGGCGGCCTGCAGCTGTGTGTGA
- the FLYWCH1 gene encoding FLYWCH-type zinc finger-containing protein 1 isoform X5 has product MPLPEPSEQEGESVKAGQEPSPESPEMGTDVVPTARTKPKEFSKLVLLAASTENEDGVDSQPKGVHCVLSLEMSGPDTLAGTPQILQVEEQGGAVQPSPQVAEQKHSKPDTAAPKPLEFLRTPFGGRLLVLESFLYKQEKAVGDKVYWKCREHTELGCRGRAITRGPRATVMRGHCHPPDEEGLEARRQRQKLPSPALPDGLGGPQGPGCQAEEPLEGVGPWLCPEEPEPTPGLVLSKPAPEEDEGLRALSLLSLPPKKRPTLGTGESRPLEFLRTCYGGSFLVHESFLYKREKAVGDKVYWTCRDHTLHSCRSRAITQGQRVTVMRGHCHPPDVEGLEARRQQEKAMETLQARPGGPGGQVDKLLQGVDSLLYRRGPSTLTLTRPRPRKRPKVKDQGLPAQPQDLQGTLAEDQDQDEDPGGPEFLKTPLGGSFLVYESFLYRREKAAGEKMYWTCRDQARMGCRSRAITQGQRVTVMRGHCHPPDLAGLEALRQREKRPGTAQRGSPGGPEFLKTPLGGSFLVYESFLYRREKAAGEKVYWTCRDQARMGCRSRAITQGQRVMVMRRHCHPPDLGGLEALRQREQLCSPAQREGSEAFQPLEFLRTSLGGRFLVYESFLYRKEKAAGEKVYWMCRDQARLGCRSRAITQGQRVTVMRSHCHSPDLAGLEALRQREQLPSPAQQEDPEKIKLLPEVQLCCKTCSLESQQSYGSLRMVSPCWPRKAPGAGGLQLCVMRGCCGGGHNLQEI; this is encoded by the exons ATGCCCCTGCCCGAGCCCAGTGAGCAGGAGGGTGAGAGCGTGAAGGCCGGCCAGGAACCCTCCCCTGAGTCCCCTGAGATGGGCACAGATGTCGTCCCCACAGCCCGCACAAAACCCAAGGAGTTCTCCAAATTGGTCTTGCTGGCGGCTTCCACTGAGAACGAGGATGGAGTGGACTCCCAGCCCAAAGGAGTGCACTGTGTCTTGTCCCTGGAGATGTCTGGCCCTGACACCTTGGCTGGGACCCCTCAGATCCTGCAAGTAGAGGAACAGGGAGGGGCAGTCCAGCCAAGCCCCCAGGTCGCTGAACAGAAACACAGCAAACCAGACACAG CAGCCCCCAAGCCCCTGGAATTCCTGAGGACCCCGTTTGGTGGCCGACTGCTGGTGCTGGAGTCCTTTCTGTACAAGCAGGAGAAAGCCGTGGGGGACAAGGTGTACTGGAAATGCCGTGAGCACACCGAGTTGGGCTGCCGGGGCCGGGCCATCACCCGTGGCCCGAGGGCCACCGTAATGCGGGGCCACTGCCACCCACCCGACGAGGAGGGCCTGGAGGCCCGGCGCCAGAGACAGAAGCTGCCCAGCCCGGCCCTGCCGGATGGCCTGGGGGGTCCCCAGGGCCCCGGCTGCCAAGCGGAGGAGCCGCTGGAGGGAGTGGGCCCGTGGCTGTGCCCAGAGGAGCCAGAGCCCACCCCGGGGCTGGTGCTGAGCAAGCCAGCTCCTGAGGAGGATGAGGGACTCCGAGCCCTGTCACTGCTGAGCTTGCCTCCCAAGAAACGCCCAACGCTGGGGACTG GAGAGTCCAGGCCCCTGGAGTTCCTGAGGACCTGCTATGGGGGCAGCTTCCTAGTGCACGAGTCCTTCCTGTACAAGCGGGAGAAGGCTGTGGGGGACAAGGTGTACTGGACGTGCCGGGACCACACACTGCACAGCTGCCGCAGCCGGGCCATCACCCAGGGCCAGAGGGTGACCGTGATGCGTGGCCACTGCCACCCGCCCGATGTGGAGGGCCTGGAGGCCCGGCGGCAGCAGGAGAAAGCCATGGAGACCCTGCAGGCCAGGCCAGGTGGTCCCGGGGGCCAGGTGGACAAGCTGCTCCAAGGTGTGGACAGCCTGCTTTACCGCCGGGGGCCCAGCACCCTGACTCTCACCAGGCCCCGGCCCAGAAAGCGTCCAAAGGTCAAAGATCAGGGCCTTCCGGCCCAGCCCCAAGACCTGCAGGGAACCCTGGCCGAAGACCAGGACCAGGACGAGGACCCGG GAGGCCCAGAGTTCCTGAAGACCCCTCTAGGGGGCAGCTTCCTGGTGTACGAGTCCTTCCTGTACAGGCGGGAGAAGGCGGCCGGGGAGAAGATGTACTGGACATGCCGGGACCAGGCCCGCATGGGCTGCCGCAGCCGGGCCATCACCCAGGGCCAGCGGGTAACCGTGATGCGTGGCCACTGCCATCCACCTGACCTGGCAGGCCTGGAGGCCCTGAGGCAGCGGGAGAAACGCCCTGGTACAGCCCAGCGAGGGAGCCCAG gaggccctgagttCCTGAAGACCCCTCTAGGGGGCAGCTTCCTGGTGTACGAGTCCTTCCTGTACAGGCGGGAGAAGGCTGCCGGGGAGAAGGTGTACTGGACGTGCCGGGACCAGGCCCGCATGGGCTGCCGCAGCCGGGCCATCACCCAGGGCCAGCGGGTGATGGTGATGCGCAGGCACTGCCACCCGCCCGACCTGGGGGGCCTGGAGGCCCTGAGGCAGCGGGAGCAGCTCTGTAGCCCGGCTCAGAGGGAAGGCTCAG AagccttccagcctctggagTTCCTGAGGACTTCCCTCGGGGGCAGGTTCCTGGTGTACGAGTCCTTCCTCTACAGGAAGGAGAAGGCGGCCGGGGAGAAGGTGTACTGGATGTGTCGGGACCAGGCCCGGCTGGGCTGCCGCAGCCGGGCCATCACCCAGGGCCAGCGGGTGACTGTGATGCGCAGCCACTGCCATTCGCCGGACCTGGCAGGCCTGGAGGCCCTGAGGCAGCGGGAGCAGCTCCCCAGCCCGGCCCAGCAGGAGGACCCAG AAAAGATAAAGCTTCTGCCCGAAGTTCAACTGTGCTGCAAGACTTGTTCTCTTGAAAGCCAACAGAGTTACGG GTCTCTCAGGATGGTGTCTCCGTGCTGGCCAAGAAAAGCACCAGGAGCTGGCGGCCTGCAGCTGTGTGTGATGCGGGGGTGTTGTGGGGGAGGCCACAACCTCCAAGAGATCTGA
- the FLYWCH1 gene encoding FLYWCH-type zinc finger-containing protein 1 isoform X6 produces the protein MPLPEPSEQEGESVKAGQEPSPESPEMGTDVVPTARTKPKEFSKLVLLAASTENEDGVDSQPKGVHCVLSLEMSGPDTLAGTPQILQVEEQGGAVQPSPQVAEQKHSKPDTAAPKPLEFLRTPFGGRLLVLESFLYKQEKAVGDKVYWKCREHTELGCRGRAITRGPRATVMRGHCHPPDEEGLEARRQRQKLPSPALPDGLGGPQGPGCQAEEPLEGVGPWLCPEEPEPTPGLVLSKPAPEEDEGLRALSLLSLPPKKRPTLGTGESRPLEFLRTCYGGSFLVHESFLYKREKAVGDKVYWTCRDHTLHSCRSRAITQGQRVTVMRGHCHPPDVEGLEARRQQEKAMETLQARPGGPGGQVDKLLQGVDSLLYRRGPSTLTLTRPRPRKRPKVKDQGLPAQPQDLQGTLAEDQDQDEDPGGPEFLKTPLGGSFLVYESFLYRREKAAGEKMYWTCRDQARMGCRSRAITQGQRVTVMRGHCHPPDLAGLEALRQREKRPGTAQRGSPGGPEFLKTPLGGSFLVYESFLYRREKAAGEKVYWTCRDQARMGCRSRAITQGQRVMVMRRHCHPPDLGGLEALRQREQLCSPAQREGSEAFQPLEFLRTSLGGRFLVYESFLYRKEKAAGEKVYWMCRDQARLGCRSRAITQGQRVTVMRSHCHSPDLAGLEALRQREQLPSPAQQEDPEKIKLLPEVQLCCKTCSLESQQSYGEVEDTKLDGESQ, from the exons ATGCCCCTGCCCGAGCCCAGTGAGCAGGAGGGTGAGAGCGTGAAGGCCGGCCAGGAACCCTCCCCTGAGTCCCCTGAGATGGGCACAGATGTCGTCCCCACAGCCCGCACAAAACCCAAGGAGTTCTCCAAATTGGTCTTGCTGGCGGCTTCCACTGAGAACGAGGATGGAGTGGACTCCCAGCCCAAAGGAGTGCACTGTGTCTTGTCCCTGGAGATGTCTGGCCCTGACACCTTGGCTGGGACCCCTCAGATCCTGCAAGTAGAGGAACAGGGAGGGGCAGTCCAGCCAAGCCCCCAGGTCGCTGAACAGAAACACAGCAAACCAGACACAG CAGCCCCCAAGCCCCTGGAATTCCTGAGGACCCCGTTTGGTGGCCGACTGCTGGTGCTGGAGTCCTTTCTGTACAAGCAGGAGAAAGCCGTGGGGGACAAGGTGTACTGGAAATGCCGTGAGCACACCGAGTTGGGCTGCCGGGGCCGGGCCATCACCCGTGGCCCGAGGGCCACCGTAATGCGGGGCCACTGCCACCCACCCGACGAGGAGGGCCTGGAGGCCCGGCGCCAGAGACAGAAGCTGCCCAGCCCGGCCCTGCCGGATGGCCTGGGGGGTCCCCAGGGCCCCGGCTGCCAAGCGGAGGAGCCGCTGGAGGGAGTGGGCCCGTGGCTGTGCCCAGAGGAGCCAGAGCCCACCCCGGGGCTGGTGCTGAGCAAGCCAGCTCCTGAGGAGGATGAGGGACTCCGAGCCCTGTCACTGCTGAGCTTGCCTCCCAAGAAACGCCCAACGCTGGGGACTG GAGAGTCCAGGCCCCTGGAGTTCCTGAGGACCTGCTATGGGGGCAGCTTCCTAGTGCACGAGTCCTTCCTGTACAAGCGGGAGAAGGCTGTGGGGGACAAGGTGTACTGGACGTGCCGGGACCACACACTGCACAGCTGCCGCAGCCGGGCCATCACCCAGGGCCAGAGGGTGACCGTGATGCGTGGCCACTGCCACCCGCCCGATGTGGAGGGCCTGGAGGCCCGGCGGCAGCAGGAGAAAGCCATGGAGACCCTGCAGGCCAGGCCAGGTGGTCCCGGGGGCCAGGTGGACAAGCTGCTCCAAGGTGTGGACAGCCTGCTTTACCGCCGGGGGCCCAGCACCCTGACTCTCACCAGGCCCCGGCCCAGAAAGCGTCCAAAGGTCAAAGATCAGGGCCTTCCGGCCCAGCCCCAAGACCTGCAGGGAACCCTGGCCGAAGACCAGGACCAGGACGAGGACCCGG GAGGCCCAGAGTTCCTGAAGACCCCTCTAGGGGGCAGCTTCCTGGTGTACGAGTCCTTCCTGTACAGGCGGGAGAAGGCGGCCGGGGAGAAGATGTACTGGACATGCCGGGACCAGGCCCGCATGGGCTGCCGCAGCCGGGCCATCACCCAGGGCCAGCGGGTAACCGTGATGCGTGGCCACTGCCATCCACCTGACCTGGCAGGCCTGGAGGCCCTGAGGCAGCGGGAGAAACGCCCTGGTACAGCCCAGCGAGGGAGCCCAG gaggccctgagttCCTGAAGACCCCTCTAGGGGGCAGCTTCCTGGTGTACGAGTCCTTCCTGTACAGGCGGGAGAAGGCTGCCGGGGAGAAGGTGTACTGGACGTGCCGGGACCAGGCCCGCATGGGCTGCCGCAGCCGGGCCATCACCCAGGGCCAGCGGGTGATGGTGATGCGCAGGCACTGCCACCCGCCCGACCTGGGGGGCCTGGAGGCCCTGAGGCAGCGGGAGCAGCTCTGTAGCCCGGCTCAGAGGGAAGGCTCAG AagccttccagcctctggagTTCCTGAGGACTTCCCTCGGGGGCAGGTTCCTGGTGTACGAGTCCTTCCTCTACAGGAAGGAGAAGGCGGCCGGGGAGAAGGTGTACTGGATGTGTCGGGACCAGGCCCGGCTGGGCTGCCGCAGCCGGGCCATCACCCAGGGCCAGCGGGTGACTGTGATGCGCAGCCACTGCCATTCGCCGGACCTGGCAGGCCTGGAGGCCCTGAGGCAGCGGGAGCAGCTCCCCAGCCCGGCCCAGCAGGAGGACCCAG AAAAGATAAAGCTTCTGCCCGAAGTTCAACTGTGCTGCAAGACTTGTTCTCTTGAAAGCCAACAGAGTTACGG GGAGGTGGAAGATACAAAACTTGACGGTGAGTCCCAGTGA